The sequence TCAACTATGGGAAAAAGAAAAAAATGAGTGGAACGGATATTTTCTTGCTCAATGTTTAAGAAAAGCTGAAAATTTCGAAGAAGCAAGAAAGCTACATACTGAGCTTGAAAAGATTTACCCTACTTTTAAGCCTTTACAAAACGACAAACTTTGGCTTGACTACAGTGAAAAAATAAAGGATTGGAATAACCAGAATCTTGTTTCTGATGCAGAAGACATTCTTAAAAGAGCAGATAAATATGATAAATACACTTCAAGTGTTTTTACAAAAACTGTTCTTAATGTCATAAAACACTTATGTCATGAAAGTAACTACAGTTTTGCTTTTGATTGGTTATTAAAGCTTGACCAATCGGTAATCAGTAATTCTGTTTTTAATTTTCATGGACAGACATATCCTGCCGACAGAAAGGTTTTTTTTATTCGATATGCTGATATTCTTATCCATTTAGATAAGCATATAGATTATATTGAAATGTGTTTGAAGAACCTAAAAATGAAGCAGAAAAAACAAGTAGAGTTTAAAAAATTCATTATTGAAGACATAACATTTGAAGATTACATTTCAAGGGTCAAGTTAGCAAAACACATAAAAAATTTTCAAGAAGAATATCAATTAAGGTTAAAAACTAATCCGAAGCAAAACTATAATGAAAAGAAAATAACTTTAATAAGTGACCTAAGTCATTATCTATTTTGTCCCATCTCTTTTGCGATTAACGAAACTTACTCTGTTGAAGCAAATACAAGTTGGGAGAAGGATGAATGGCTTGGAGAGAAAAAACTTTTTATTGATAGACATAAAATATTCAGTAAGTCAAAAAGCTATGAAGACACTTTTAAGGATTGCGAAATAGAAATTAATCAACAATTAAAAGATGACTTCTATTACTTATTTAATTCTGTATTAAGAGTAAACAATGCAACCAACCCGAAACCAACTATTTATTCTAATGAGACAGGTGATTTGAAAGGAGCACCTGACTATGTAATGCAAGATACTGCTAAA comes from Flavobacteriales bacterium and encodes:
- a CDS encoding tetratricopeptide repeat protein, with the protein product MTIEELKVQAKKNKQEGNIETALDLYSQLWEKEKNEWNGYFLAQCLRKAENFEEARKLHTELEKIYPTFKPLQNDKLWLDYSEKIKDWNNQNLVSDAEDILKRADKYDKYTSSVFTKTVLNVIKHLCHESNYSFAFDWLLKLDQSVISNSVFNFHGQTYPADRKVFFIRYADILIHLDKHIDYIEMCLKNLKMKQKKQVEFKKFIIEDITFEDYISRVKLAKHIKNFQEEYQLRLKTNPKQNYNEKKITLISDLSHYLFCPISFAINETYSVEANTSWEKDEWLGEKKLFIDRHKIFSKSKSYEDTFKDCEIEINQQLKDDFYYLFNSVLRVNNATNPKPTIYSNETGDLKGAPDYVMQDTAKTKFAITEKFSSIYSADSKSPFESDLVKHYAFIDELDKANLDFGYLITWYWQLTDVETNSENTKKKIVVTSYRLTKIEKSQINSDKLSMTLNQVNSFKKNKAMDIDGERISFPNKCLNCSVVAYCNHKTGNFNRIKLPYNLSLNKIEKEPKIELHTRENIDEDTDGLPF